The Flaviflexus equikiangi genome contains the following window.
CCCAGGGCGAGCCGATGGCGGTCCTGTCTCGGATCGCGAACGAAAACCATCAGAGCATCTCGGTCGGCCCCGGCGACACCGTGATCTTCGCTTCCTCGCTGATTCCCGGCAACGAGAACTCGGTGTTCAAGCTCATCAACGGGCTCATGCGACTCGGCGCGAAGGTCATCCATCAGGCCAATGCCCGCGTCCACGTCTCCGGCCACGCGTCAGCCGGTGAACTGCTCTACTGCTACAACATCGTCCAGCCCTCCGCAGTCATGCCCATCCATGGCGAGATCCGCCATCTCGTCGCGAACGGCGCCCTGGCCGTCAAGACCGGCGTCCCCGCAGAGAACATCATGCTCGCCGAAGACGGCTCCGTCATCGACATCGTCGATGGTCAAGCCGCTATCGTCGGCACAGTGCCCTGCGGCTATGTCTATGTCGACGGCTCCTCCGTCGGCGACATCACCGAGGCCGAACTCAAGGACAGGAGAATCCTCTCCGAAGAGGGCTTCGTCGCGATCTTCGCAGTCGTGGACACGGCCGCGAAGGAGATCGTCTCCGGGCCGCACGTCCAGGCTCGTGCCATGGCAGAGGACGATGAAGTCTTCGAGAAGGTTCTCCCCGAACTGACGAAGGCCCTCCAGGATGGTCTCGACAACGGCGACGACACGTATCAGATGCAGCAGGCGATGAGGCGCTCGATCGGCAGGTGGGTCTCCCGCAGGCTCCGCCGCAGGCCGATGATCGTCCCGACCGTCATCGAGGTCTGACCACGAGAATGGGCCACCCGCGAGGGCGGCCCATTCTCATCTCCAACTGACATCCGTGCTCCCGGGATCTTAGGATGAGAGGAAGCCGCCCGGCTGCGCAACGACGCGCGGCGGCGGCGCGAAGAAGGGAGCTGCCATGACGCAATTCGTCGGTGTGAAAGACATGACTCGATGGATCACGAGGGATGGTGCACCAGCGATTATTCGGCAAATCGCGTCGGTCATCGAAAACGATCTCGCACGGTGGGAATCATTCGACAAGATTCCCCGGGTCGCGTCACACACACCCGGCGGCGTCATCGAGCTCATGCCGATCTCCGATAACGACGACTATTCCTTCAAATACGTCAACGGTCATCCCACGAACCCGGCACGGGGCTTCCAAACCGTCGTCGCCTTCGGCGTCCTCTCCGACGTCGCCACCGGCTACCCGGTCTTCATGTCCGAGATGACACTCCTGACAGCCCTGCGCACCGCCGCCATGTCAGCCGTCGCAGCGCAGCATCTCGCGCCCGCCGGCGCCATCCGCATGGCGATGATCGGAGCCGGATCCCAGGCCGAGTTCCAGGCCCTCGGGATGAGGGAGCTCGTTGGAATCCAGGAACTCTTCATCTACGACACTGATGCTCGGGCGGTGAAGAAGCTCCGCAACAACCTCGAACCGCTCGGGTTCCGCATCAAGGACGCGGACTCCGTCGAGGATGCTCTCGAGGGAGCCGACATCATCACGACGTGCACGG
Protein-coding sequences here:
- a CDS encoding ornithine cyclodeaminase — translated: MTQFVGVKDMTRWITRDGAPAIIRQIASVIENDLARWESFDKIPRVASHTPGGVIELMPISDNDDYSFKYVNGHPTNPARGFQTVVAFGVLSDVATGYPVFMSEMTLLTALRTAAMSAVAAQHLAPAGAIRMAMIGAGSQAEFQALGMRELVGIQELFIYDTDARAVKKLRNNLEPLGFRIKDADSVEDALEGADIITTCTADKQRAHVLTTAQVGPGVHINAIGGDCPGKTELDADILHRSRVFVEFEEQTRIEGELQQVPHDFPVTELWEVVTGRAHGRRSGDEITVFDSVGFALADFCALKVCREATAGTDLQVDIDLVAEPADPKDLYSLLS